The sequence ttttagatggggtaagatccaagttacccgggaaagaattttctgtagtatctggctgatgaatcttgcccatatgctcagggtttagctgatcgccatatttggggtcgggaaggaattttcctccagggcagattggaaggccctggaggtttttcgccttcctctgtagcatggggcacgggtcacttgctggaggattctctgctccttgaggtcttcaaactacaatttgaggacttcaatagcacagatataggtgtgaggtcttttttaggagtggtgggtgaaattctgtggcctgcattgtgcaggaggtcagactagatgatcataatggtcccttctgacctaaatatctatgaatctaagaagTAGATGCACTCTCACAGAGACACGAGCCTGGCACTCGTACCCATGTCAGAATGTGATGAAGATCTGagattctctctctcctcacccaGCTTTCTGGCTCATTTTTTTGTTTGGCTAAATAGCTGTAGGGTCTGTGAAACTATCCCTGGCTGGAGTGACCTGCCCCTGAAGCCTGTCTTGTAGTGGGTTCCTTGTAACATTTGCATCATTCTTATTTGCAATGAATTTCTCTCCCTTCTTTACATGCTCTTCCAATCATTTCATTGTCTCATGACAAAATCCTTCCAGTTTTTCTCAATACTGACTGTATGTTGTGCAAGATTATGAAGGATTTCACATGAGGCATGAATCGTGGAGGTTTGAAATGCTCCCAAACCTTTGCCAGAGACATCTCAACATGGTCTTGTGAATCTACCTCATCGTGTGTTTTGCTTGTGTAGCTGGCAACTCCTCAGCATTCCAATATTTCTCCCATGCATGCGCATACAAACAAAATTTTATTTCATAACATAACCCTGTACTCAGACTTCAGAATTTCCAGGATCAACAGTTAGCAATTTTAATCTAATGAATTAAGAGACAAGGGTCACTTTTCTTTCTTAAAGGGTCTGTTACCTAATCTGGATTGTAAAATATTTCCTGTATATTTAGCTTGACAACAGCATGGATTAAGCCCATTTCTGTAATCAATCCCGTAAAgtaatttagggcccaattctcccATGGGCTGAGCATTctgggcccaatccagcaaagcactaagGGTCCAGTTcaggaaaatattcccatttaGAACAACAGTAAGCATTTGttgaactttaagcatgtacataagcatgacttcaatgggacttacgtacatgcttaaaattaagcacaagtttaagtgttttgctgggtCAGAGCTAGAATGCTCAGCAGCTGATAAAGAACTTAATATCATCTCTGTTAGGTTCTGAAAAAATGAATAATGATGAAATAATTTATCTTCCACGTTTTAGAGTTCAGTCACTACTGGATAGAAACTAATGCAACAATCAATGTATTTTTTACAAGAATCTAAAAACACATAGAATGTGAAGTAGGTATtgaaccagtttgtggaaaacaGAAATAGGTTTCCAGAGAGGAATAAAAAAGCATGAAGAACAGGAGAGGAAAAGCCTTCAACGATGTTTAAGGCTTGCTTCAAATATCACATAAGCAAAGTCAAAGGTGGCATATTTATCTCATATCATGTGATTACTAGGAAATATACAAACTTTTAAATGAGAATATTTGATGATTCTCTATATGTTCCATTTTGCCTCAAAGAGATGCAACATCTCTAGTCAACAAGGACTTGATTCAAAGCCTATGGGAATGTTTCTATTGACTTCaccgggctttggatcaggccctgaaagaGTTTGTGCCTGCAGTAATGTGAATATGTTTgaaatttccatttctttttcctatagCACACAAGTGGTCTTTTTGAAATGCTGAATCTTTCCTCCCAAACCTATTAATTTAGGCCAGTGTACAAtccagtcctgctttgagctctGCACAGCTGGACTCCTGTATTCCCAGGGGCTTAATGTAGGACCAGGACCATCATGTCCAGTTGCTGCTCCATTCTTGTTTAGAGTTGCAAACAGAAACTAGATTAACATTTGAGCCTTTGATATGTCCCAGTTTGATTGTTTGGTCTCTGAATTTCTTCCATATGAATTATAAGGCTGTTCAGCTTTTTTGGCAAGGAAAAAACTGTCTGCTTGTGAAAAGAACTATTAAAAATCCCTTTTCTCCCCTTTAGAGAATGTAATAAACTTTTCCAAAACTAAATAATTAACAGAGGATACCAGAGAGAGCTCTGCCTTTTCCTCAAGGTGGCATGGGGCTACTCAGGGGTGGTCAATCTCTAGGCCAGTCCTGGTACAGTGATCCTATTGTGGAAGGGAATGGTTTagggatataaactggccatcaataaacttagacttgaaattagacaaaggtttataaccatcagaggagtgaagttctggcttcaagactgatcttgataaattcatggagagtatgtatggtatgatgggactgcctacaatggcatgtagccgatctgCAACTTGTGAGTAACAAACAtttccaatggccagtgatgggacacttgATTGGGAgtgctctgagttactacagagaattctttcccaggtttgtcaggctgctgggtcttgcccacatgatCAGGGTCTAACTGACCGCCGTACTTGGGATCAGGAAACAatttttcccctgggtcagattggcagaggccctggcgggttttgccttcctctgcagcatggggcacgggtcacttgcaggtttaaaagagtgtaaatggtggattctctgtaacattaaatctttaaaccatgatttgaagacgtcagtaactcagccagaggttagggggtctattacaggactGGGTAagcgaggttctgtggcttgcaatgtgcaggcagtcagactagatgatcatgatggtcccttctggccttaaagtctatgagtctgccACCCTTTCCTGAAGGCTAGGggacagtgtgtatgtgtgtgggatggggggggcTTAAACCTCCCTCCTCTGCTGCCCCAGATCCAAGTGTCAAAAGGACAGTCAGTACCAACAGGACAGCCCAAGGATCAGAAGCCTTCAAACAGAAAAGGGGAAGAAGCAATCAAACCCAACCccttgtaaaaacaaacaaaagaaacattgCAAAAATCATACATATTTCTTCTCAGAAAGGGACTCTCATGTTGCATGTGACTGAAATATCAGAGTCCTGTCAGTCTGCAGCTCTTAGAACAGATGCCATATTGTGCTTTTTAGCTACAAATTAATACTCCTTTTCCCCCCAGACAATAAAGTTTCTAGTGAAAATAACCACAGTTCACCAGCCACTACCTCACCTTCAGCGATGAATGCTACTATCGCCAGTCTAACACCAGCAACAACAACTGTCGCTCTCACAGAAACAATGATCTCCTTGGAGCCTACAAATATTTCACCAGCACCAGAAGGTATGGGAAATTGATTTGGACTTGCTAATTATTCTCCATGCTCTCTGCAATTTCCATTTGCTGATGTGCTTTAGTGACTGAATTTACAAGATGTGAAAGTGAAACTTTAAGCAGGCACCCAAAGGATGATTTAGAACAGGTTGTCTCATCGAAATGGGCTTTTAACTCATGGTCAAACCAAAATGATATTTTAGAAATGAGTCCAGTACGGAACCACGAATGTGAACCCCAACTTGTCCCCTGGGTCCTGAAATACTTCTGTATTCCAGACTCTGCTTCTACCTCTGTTCTTTAGAGAAGTGTGGATTCAGATCCAAAACTTGCAGCTTGAACCCATCTTTGCTTTAAAGTGATTGCTTAGGAGAAGCAGTCTGATCACTAGATCTGGGATGGCAGGCAGGCTAAACTATAATGATCAGATGCCCTGGTTATCTCACATGTCTCTGCACTCCCTTTCTGAGTTCTGCATATAGCATCTTTAAATGTAAGATGTCTGCCTTTCTGCTATAAGCCTGAGCTTGAGGGGATTCAAGCTGAAGGATCTTAAAAAGAgacacatacttttttttttttaaaatcaaccgATCTATTTGTTTGAGGGCTCTGAGTCCAGTGAGAAGGCAGGGTTGGCACTGGGGAGGTCAGTGTTGGGGCGTGAGCCAAGCAAGAGCAGCTTTACACACTTGTAGAATACACACAGAATATTAGCCTATTGTAAGCAGCGTGTGCATGTAACAGTTAGGTAACTACGAAGCAAATCTAATGTCTGTGTTTTCTACAGCCGATAATACATTCTAGTACCACTGGTTACAATATTGCAGTTCTGTCACTACAATGACAAACTTTGATTCGAGAGGCCTTAAGCATGCTCCTATTTTTTTCTATGCAGGAAAAGAAAGTACTGCTGAAACGACCAAAATGACTGAAGACACCAGCCCTGCGACTTCCACAGGACCCACCCAAACACACATGCAAGTGTCAGACCAGTCAGTGTCAGTGAACACATCTCCCGATTCACAGCCGAACACATCACAGGCTCCTTTCAGTACGACAGCACGAGCCACGACTTTGGAAATGGTTTCGACAGCCACTACTGTCCTCACAAAGCAAACTTCCCACTCAGCTGCCACAGGACCCCCGCCTAGTAGCACCATGGAGGTAGGAGGAAGTGCTTGACTATGCATTTGATGAATCACGGTGAGCATGTTGTTCCTGAAGACTTTATTCAGAAGCTGTGGTTTGTTCATACCATGCTGTGTTAAACCAGATCCAGTGCTGCGCACGTATGGGACATGGGACAGCCTTGTAgctggagcacaggactgggagttaggagacTTCGATTCTGTTCCCGGCCCTCCCAAAAACTCCTTTTGTGACACTGGGCAGGTCACTTCCCcctctctgtgaaatggggataatgagactGCCCTATCCCTCGGGTGCTGTGAGGCTATATTCATTTATGGTTCTGAGACCCCCTGAAGGCATTAGAGAATTGCCAGGAGTTACCGGTTGGCACTGTCTTTCATGGAACCCCTTGCCAGAATGCCTGGATATGGCAGATCATTTGAAAAAAGCACACTTCTCGGATTGATGAGCGTGTTGTAAGGGATTCCGCAACTGATACAAACACATTTCTAGTGGAACGGCTTGTAGGGCACTGCATATCCTAGATTTCTTTGGGCTGCAAGGAACCTCTAGTGGGCTGCCTCTGATATTGCTGCAGAATTGTTCTCACTCTCCTCAAACCATCCCGGATAGATGGATTTCTAGCTTAGTATGGAGTATCTCCAGCCATGGTGATCTCATGTCCTTTGGCTACATCTTCCCTGctgcagttcagtctgttcccgCTTGCTCTGTCCTGCCTTCCTGATACAGTGAGGTTTGCCATTaaaacagattttcagaaggcaTGTCTATTACCACAGTGACGCTTTTCAACTTGAGACAAGCAGGCTACATGGGATaggttcaatgggactatttTGGCAATAGATGTTATAGGGCTAGAATTGCCAGAGAGGTGGAATTGGAACCTTTCTTTGCAGAGTTTTTAAGGACTAGCaaccagctggggagcagagcaagCAACCTCACCCTAAGGATGTGAATCATAATGGGCTGAATCTAAGTAAAGGCTGCAGATGGCAGAGCTAGTACAGTTAGGCTGTACCTAGGGGCCAGGATGCAGGAAACCTGGATACATGCAGGCCATATAGAGAACAGCTCTGTAGAGACTGCCTGCCCACTCCATCTTCTGCAGTGTAATTACAGGATGTGGCCTGGAAAACTCCTTGATAAAACAGGGTTTGGGAATCAGTGGAGCTTGAGGATCATAATCCCAACCATTCTGAATACAGAAATAGAAAGACGCCTGTTATCTAGGAGCTTCAAAGACTTGCCTAAGGGATGCAGCCATGTGTCCTGACCTGTCTCTCTGTACCTACGCAATTTACAAAtgcagctgtatttttttttactttctagCCCTACACCATCGCTTGCCAGAATATTAAACATGTGAAGAAGCCCAGAGTGATCTGCTTGCATCTCCATGAGCCCGACACATGTGTAAGTAGCAACTATGCAGGTGGGCAGAGTGGCCCCTTGTTTTAAAGCTGCATGGGAACAGTGTGAGGTTTTTGGGGCAGGTTCTTACTATCATGTCAAGGGGCCAGCAAGGCCCCTTGCAGCCACAAGGGGCCAGCAAAGCTGATGGTGCCTGGCATGTTAGTGTTGTATTTACGGCCTGTGCTCCGTTCCCAGAGCACGGGGAGTGCAAACTGCTTGCTGCTGACTGAGCACAGAGTACACAACAACAAGAGTCACCAGGAGGAATTCAATCATGTCCTTCTCCATCATGGTGCAACCTGGGGCCACCTCAACTTCTTTTGTCTCCTCCTGTTTAACAGGAAATCACtattcacaaacacacacacctactCCAGTCCTGCACACATTATCTCCTCTGCCTTACCATCCTCCTCTTCCCTTACTGCCAGCTGGCATGGAGAGGAAATTGGGTCAGACAAGGTGGACACGGTGGAACCTGGGTCTCACTGCCCCAGTTCAATGGCTTTGAAGGGTAACCCAGGTCTGTATGAACTTGTCCAGTTGGAAACTGTTAGTGCAATTATTTGTTTGTAAAACTAAGATGAGATGAATGGGGAAGGATCAGCTAAGGTGAAGTTGCAGGGGAATAAACTCACTGTGCAGCAGGTGAAGACCTGAGACAAATGCTAGATGGTAAAGAATCTTGTGGGACTGCTAACTGGTGTGAAATTACAGTGATTAACTTTACCTCCATTAGCCAGCCACACTGAGATCACTGGGGGGGGGAGATAGATTCTTATTCTATTGACTTTTCCTTGTAAATTACCTATTAACTGGCATTTCTCCTGTTTATATTCATGCTGAAAGTATTTTAGCAACAATTCATGTTGAAAGGTATGGGAGTGAGTGACCACAAACACAGATGCCATCTagtgggcaaaaagaaaaggagtacttgtggcaccttggagactaaccaatttatttgagcctaagctttcgtgagcaacagctcacttcatcggatgcagtaaaCAGACAGCATTGTCAGATGTGAGGTTTTGTATATTTCTATATTCTGGTGGAGATTCACTGTCCAAGAAATTGGGTGTATTTAGTTAAAGGTAAGTTAGTAAATGAGTCCTGTTAATTGTGCTCACCCTTGGGAATGACTGAAATGCTGGAAaatctaaaaaaattaaaattaaataataaaaataaattttagagCATGGTATTgaagttaaggcactggactgggactcagggttcaattcctgcatctgctacagacttcccatgtgaccttgggcaaatcactgagTATGTTTGACACAGGTCCTCTGCCCTTGGATTCCAGCTACTCCTGCAAGTCGCATGTGACTGCTCGTACACTTGGAATCCCCAAATATGAAATGCTTTAAACAACCCCAGTTTTAACAATGGCTTTTCCAGATACCCTTATCCCATGGTGCCTCTCTCCTCATGCCTCCACCTTAACTAATCATTGCATGGAAAAAACAATTTGATCTCCAAGCTTGGTTAACTGCTGAACCTGAAAACCAGATAACTGTCTGAGAGGAGAGTAGATAGAGGAGGCTGAGTCATTTCTCCTTTTTCCTGCTGGCCTTTCCCAAGGCATGCATGCAATAATCTGGTGTCTGTCTCTGTTAAATGCAAAGGAAACTCTAACACTCTCAAGCATTCTTTCCACAGCAGACAAAAGTAAATACACACAGGTCTTTCCTCCCATCTCAGTCCCCCAACCCCAAAACAAACTACTGTATATGGAAATAGTACTAActggttgttttaaaccttctgttttcaCAACAAGCCAGTATAAATGGTTTTACTGGTGTGACTGGGAGGTTTTCTATTGTTTGGTGCTTAGCTAGGCCAATGTTTTCTAAAAGTGACTAGTGCAACAGTTCCAAAACTCTGGGTTTCTCCATCAGTAAATGTGGTTGTGGCAATTCAAAGTGTGCATTttacaaaatggtgtcctccacacAGCATGACATCACATGTACCGTATGTGCAAGTTCACACTGCGTGGAGGACActattttgctctacaaaatggagCTTTCCATGCAGCGTGACCCTGCACATGTATGTGCATGctagtggcagattagccactgggccagtgGAGCCtgtgcccaggagccctggccatctggggggccccagaaaaatgggtgcccTTGTGCCTGGACCCACTCCACCTGcccggcactcctgccagggagcggggttggcGTTCAGGGGTTTGCCCCGCTTGGCCTGCctgtgctcctgccagggagcggagTTGCCGGGCGGGCAGAGCGGGGCAAACCCCTACACCGCAACCCTGCTTCCTGGCAGGAGTGCTGCAGGGGTGGAGAGCAAGACCCCATGCCTTaaccccatttccctggcaggagtCACGGGGGTAGGGGGGTTAGGgagactgcaggtggaaggaggggcccacttgctctggcccaggaccccacaaCACCATAATCCACCTCTGGTGCATGCAAGGTCATGCTGCATGGAA comes from Lepidochelys kempii isolate rLepKem1 chromosome 21, rLepKem1.hap2, whole genome shotgun sequence and encodes:
- the CD34 gene encoding hematopoietic progenitor cell antigen CD34 isoform X2; translated protein: MLLQGSLKATKRKQLFWTMFYVLSLMDNKVSSENNHSSPATTSPSAMNATIASLTPATTTVALTETMISLEPTNISPAPEGKESTAETTKMTEDTSPATSTGPTQTHMQVSDQSVSVNTSPDSQPNTSQAPFSTTARATTLEMVSTATTVLTKQTSHSAATGPPPSSTMEPYTIACQNIKHVKKPRVICLHLHEPDTCNNFVKTKGADLGMVICDTAARDNPFSSPPCHIEFAKSEVDPFCMLLIQAGSKDADAIEKLLQHPTSDLTKLGIKSHTLESPGLHQNSPRKTLIALVTSGLLLAFLSLAGYFLMKRRSWSPRGERL